tgcatgtttttgatctaTTCTTCGGTGCTtgcaattgaataaaaacaagatagatacatttaattccGTACTTAGGAAccttccaagcaaagcaatagtatctccctggagacaagcagatggcagaccctcaccagaaaagttacatagttcacctttagtttgtggagatgttcaGTGTTCTAAATCACTTTAAAAGGGACTCTTCTGGACTTCTGGACCTAATATAGTTACAACACTGTTCATTATTTGAATGTACAATATTGCACTAAATGTTAAAACTCCTCTCATATGACTGGCATTCATACTTGTTCAGTCTGAGTGATCAATATGTTTCAGAAATGTTCCCAggtttgtttaaaataaaagtttgttttcAAAGTGTGTAACAAACAGGCCCGTTTGTTACCATAAGTGAACCGCTCAGCTCCTTCATTCAGCCTTCACTTAAGATGCTTTAAATTACATACAGCACTGTTGATAGCACACAGCTCTTTTAAACATATGTCCACATATAAAAAGGAAATTGCACATAattggttttaaaaatgtatttattattaattgtcTTTCCTTTTACCGCTTTTAGATCCTGAGGCACAGTAGCACTTTAATTGGCAGCTGCTGGTCCCTAGAGGGAAAGGAGACAtaattaaccaatcacagtaaaCTGAGTGCAGTATATTTGATGCACTCTCTATTTGAGAATGTTTTTAAGTCTCAATGTGCGCTACTGTATTCTATAGTGTTTTCATGAATGGTGTTGCTTGTTCTCTTACCTCCTGTTCTCGTGTCCAGATCCTAAAAGAGTCCCCTGGCAACAAGTTCCAATTTTTAAAGTTCCAAGTGAAAACGTACAGGCGTAGTGGAATAGGTGTTTTATTGGGTTATGGGTTTTAAAAGTTATGAATACAGTTggattttaaatagtttgtgtTTAGGTTATTGTTTTAAAGCTAATGTTAATTTTCAGTCTCCTCTTTGGACATGATTTAAATATGAACTGAgttttgattttaatttgaacACATACGTATTGGTTTCTGAATTATTCAAAATTAGAATCATTGATGTAAAGATGAACAATTTACTAAAgcttttgaatgtgaaaaaatcttcaaaatgtCGCATATAGCAGGAAatttatgtgtaaaataaagatGCTGTACTAAATTTTTCTTAAAAATTAATCttaaatttaacttaaaaaacagaactagttcatttttagtGGTTTGCAGTAGTAGTGATTGTTCTCCTACCTTATctattctgaacatcctaattaatcACGAcggtgagtttataagcgtttttcacaacttttagagaccagtcacagtaaagctaagaACAACTAGAACACTAACTACACttttcctgattctcggacaatcaaacgctgtataattagatgcaggcagaacacaagatacattttactcaaatacatggaacaaAAATCGGGTACAGTCCCCTTAATATTTTGAACTAACTTTATTGACAAAGTTCATTCACATGATTCTGCGGATGGACCCGACTTTGGGACTGACCCCTCCCCACTCGTTGAATCGGCGATACTGCCCCGGGCCCATGAGGTACTGGCGCCCCCTGTAGTGCGGCTGCTCGTAGAAGATCCAGTGCCCCTCGGTCACGTTGCAGGAGTGAATGTCATTAAAGTGAAAGCGGTCGTAAAGGGAGGGGCAGTCATCGGTCAACTCCATCATCTGACCGCCAAACTCAGGACGCTCGTAAATCTGCATCCGATGAGAGCCCTGGTGCTGTGGAATTGACAAAAGGAGTTAgtgttagtgttgtcacgatgcaaacatttcaaacttgacagacttgatactcaataccgattaagataccacgatgataataaaaactctttttttaaacaatagaatgagATTTTCAACGTTAAATCATAGTCTACTTTAATATTCccctgtggccttatatctgtgtctgtttctgtgtctgtgttttatacCACTCAAAGGTTCAtttatgtcctgtgaatgtgacttgttTAGTATCTGTACctgctgaaatgagtatctactttcaaTACTAGTCTTTTATCGATACAACCATATTAGTAATTAGTAAgtgaagtgcatatgacaggttagaccaggggtgtcaaacacattttcaccgagggccccatcaacaaaatggttgtcttcaaa
This genomic window from Periophthalmus magnuspinnatus isolate fPerMag1 chromosome 2, fPerMag1.2.pri, whole genome shotgun sequence contains:
- the LOC117385141 gene encoding gamma-crystallin M2-like produces the protein MGKITFYEDRNFQGRNYECSSECSDLHSHFSRCNSIRVDSGAWMVYERPNYSGYQYYLRRGEYPDYQRWMGFNDCVRSCRMIPSHQGSHRMQIYERPEFGGQMMELTDDCPSLYDRFHFNDIHSCNVTEGHWIFYEQPHYRGRQYLMGPGQYRRFNEWGGVSPKVGSIRRIM